A single window of Athene noctua chromosome 1, bAthNoc1.hap1.1, whole genome shotgun sequence DNA harbors:
- the OPRM1 gene encoding mu-type opioid receptor isoform X1 — MAVAYLLGNGSAPLLAGALEVPFAANASACRPPAPSCAAAPPGAWGNASAAAGWNRSEPCGGANGSAGGGGPCAPAGGGPSVVTAIAIMALYSVVCVVGLFGNFLVMYVIVRYTKMKTATNIYIFNLALADALATSTLPFQSVNYLMGTWPFGTILCKIVISIDYYNMFTSIFTLCTMSVDRYVAVCHPVKALDFRTPRNAKIVNVCNWILSSAIGLPVMFMATTKYRHGSIDCTLTFSHPAWYWENLLKICVFIFAFIMPVLVITVCYGLMILRLKSVRMLSGSKEKDRNLRRITRMVLVVVAVFIVCWTPIHIYVIIKALVNIPETTFQTVSWHFCIALGYTNSCLNPVLYAFLDENFKRCFREFCIPTSSTIEQQNSTRVRQNTRDHASTANTVDRTNHQLELQEAETTPLP; from the exons ATGGCCGTCGCCTACCTACTGGGCAACGGCTCCGCGCCGCTCCTCGCCGGCGCCCTGGAGGTGCCCTTCGCCGCCAATGCCTCCGcctgccgcccccccgcgccgtcctgcgcggccgcgccgccgggcgcCTGGGGCAAcgcctcggcggcggcgggctggAACCGCTCCGAGCCCTGCGGCGGCGCCAacggcagcgcgggcggcggcgggccctgcgcgcccgcgggcggcggccccTCCGTGGTGACGGCCATCGCCATCATGGCCCTCTACTCCGTGGTCTGCGTCGTGGGGCTCTTCGGCAACTTCTTGGTCATGTATGTCATCGTGAG gtacACGAAAATGAAGACTGCCACCAATATCTATATTTTCAATCTTGCATTGGCAGATGCACTAGCAACGAGTACTCTGCCATTCCAGAGTGTGAATTACTTGATGGGAACATGGCCATTTGGTACCATCCTTTGTAAGATTGTTATATCCATAGACTACTACAATATGTTCACCAGTATCTTTACACTCTGCACCATGAGTGTGGATCGCTACGTAGCTGTTTGCCACCCAGTTAAGGCCCTTGATTTCCGTACCCCCAGAAATGCCAAAATTGTCAATGTCTGCAACTGGATTCTTTCTTCTGCCATTGGCCTGCCAGTTATGTTCATGGCAACTACTAAATACAGGCATG gcTCTATTGACTGCACACTTACGTTCTCACACCCTGCGTGGTACTGGGAGAACCTCCTGAAAATCTGTGTGTTCATCTTTGCCTTCATCATGCCAGTCCTGGTCATTACTGTGTGCTATGGGCTGATGATTTTACGCCTGAAGAGCGTTCGCATGTTATCTGGCTCCAAAGAGAAGGACAGGAACCTGAGGAGAATCACGAGGATGGTTCTTGTAGTGGTGGCGGTGTTTATTGTCTGCTGGACTCCCATCCATATTTATGTCATCATTAAAGCCCTGGTCAACATCCCAGAAACTACTTTCCAGACTGTCTCCTGGCACTTCTGTATTGCTCTAGGGTATACAAATAGCTGCCTTAATCCAGTCCTTTACGCATTTCTAGATGAGAATTTCAAAAGGTGTTTCAGAGAGTTCTGCATCCCCACTTCCTCAACCATTGAGCAGCAAAACTCCACCCGAGTCCGACAAAACACTCGTGACCATGCTTCCACTGCCAACACTGTGGACAGGACTAACCATCAG ttgGAACTTCAAGAAGCTGAAACTACTCCACTGCCGTGA
- the OPRM1 gene encoding mu-type opioid receptor isoform X2, protein MAVAYLLGNGSAPLLAGALEVPFAANASACRPPAPSCAAAPPGAWGNASAAAGWNRSEPCGGANGSAGGGGPCAPAGGGPSVVTAIAIMALYSVVCVVGLFGNFLVMYVIVRYTKMKTATNIYIFNLALADALATSTLPFQSVNYLMGTWPFGTILCKIVISIDYYNMFTSIFTLCTMSVDRYVAVCHPVKALDFRTPRNAKIVNVCNWILSSAIGLPVMFMATTKYRHGSIDCTLTFSHPAWYWENLLKICVFIFAFIMPVLVITVCYGLMILRLKSVRMLSGSKEKDRNLRRITRMVLVVVAVFIVCWTPIHIYVIIKALVNIPETTFQTVSWHFCIALGYTNSCLNPVLYAFLDENFKRCFREFCIPTSSTIEQQNSTRVRQNTRDHASTANTVDRTNHQMCFLCRLFVC, encoded by the exons ATGGCCGTCGCCTACCTACTGGGCAACGGCTCCGCGCCGCTCCTCGCCGGCGCCCTGGAGGTGCCCTTCGCCGCCAATGCCTCCGcctgccgcccccccgcgccgtcctgcgcggccgcgccgccgggcgcCTGGGGCAAcgcctcggcggcggcgggctggAACCGCTCCGAGCCCTGCGGCGGCGCCAacggcagcgcgggcggcggcgggccctgcgcgcccgcgggcggcggccccTCCGTGGTGACGGCCATCGCCATCATGGCCCTCTACTCCGTGGTCTGCGTCGTGGGGCTCTTCGGCAACTTCTTGGTCATGTATGTCATCGTGAG gtacACGAAAATGAAGACTGCCACCAATATCTATATTTTCAATCTTGCATTGGCAGATGCACTAGCAACGAGTACTCTGCCATTCCAGAGTGTGAATTACTTGATGGGAACATGGCCATTTGGTACCATCCTTTGTAAGATTGTTATATCCATAGACTACTACAATATGTTCACCAGTATCTTTACACTCTGCACCATGAGTGTGGATCGCTACGTAGCTGTTTGCCACCCAGTTAAGGCCCTTGATTTCCGTACCCCCAGAAATGCCAAAATTGTCAATGTCTGCAACTGGATTCTTTCTTCTGCCATTGGCCTGCCAGTTATGTTCATGGCAACTACTAAATACAGGCATG gcTCTATTGACTGCACACTTACGTTCTCACACCCTGCGTGGTACTGGGAGAACCTCCTGAAAATCTGTGTGTTCATCTTTGCCTTCATCATGCCAGTCCTGGTCATTACTGTGTGCTATGGGCTGATGATTTTACGCCTGAAGAGCGTTCGCATGTTATCTGGCTCCAAAGAGAAGGACAGGAACCTGAGGAGAATCACGAGGATGGTTCTTGTAGTGGTGGCGGTGTTTATTGTCTGCTGGACTCCCATCCATATTTATGTCATCATTAAAGCCCTGGTCAACATCCCAGAAACTACTTTCCAGACTGTCTCCTGGCACTTCTGTATTGCTCTAGGGTATACAAATAGCTGCCTTAATCCAGTCCTTTACGCATTTCTAGATGAGAATTTCAAAAGGTGTTTCAGAGAGTTCTGCATCCCCACTTCCTCAACCATTGAGCAGCAAAACTCCACCCGAGTCCGACAAAACACTCGTGACCATGCTTCCACTGCCAACACTGTGGACAGGACTAACCATCAG ATGTGTTTTCTGTGCAGGTTATTTGTGTGCTGA